A window from Archocentrus centrarchus isolate MPI-CPG fArcCen1 unplaced genomic scaffold, fArcCen1 scaffold_48_ctg1, whole genome shotgun sequence encodes these proteins:
- the LOC115777298 gene encoding death-associated protein kinase 3-like isoform X2: MELVKQQKVEDFYEIGEELGRVSGGELFDFLAQKESLSEEEATQFIKQILEGVNYLHARKIAHFDLKPENIMLLDKNAPLPRIKLIDFGLAHKIEAGVEFKNIFGTPEFVAPEIVNYEPLGLEADMRSVGVITYILLSGASPFLGETKQDTLGNISAINYEFDEEFFCHTSELAKNFISQLLEKDKKKRLTVQEALNHPWIKSNEHKGPKKCERRQLKTKRLREYTIKSHSSMPPNNTYVNFERFAQVVEDIDQMESSFISLAAAHDSLQEDIDAMVSIYNEKEAWYKEESEAMRQELSQIRYEFRKVEALKRSVQDDMQAFSCSLSAISDRYQERQSRFDSLHLELSTKLKWVQEVMGSFHTDEGGRGYPNCSFSTVFNSDMNETLKELLSSCGGELLSGINLEFSETEQQK; encoded by the exons ATGGAGCTTGTGAAGCAGCAGAAAGTGGAAGATTTCTATGAAATTGGTGAAGAGCTCGGGAG GGTCTCTGGTGGTGAGCTGTTTGATTTCCTGGCCCAGAAGGAGTCTCTGAGTGAGGAGGAGGCCACTCAATTTATCAAACAAATCCTCGAGGGGGTGAACTACCTTCACGCCAGAAAAATAGCCCACTTTGATCTCAAG CCTGAAAACATAATGCTTTTGGACAAGAATGCGCCGTTGCCGAGAATAAAACTGATTGATTTTGGTCTTGCCCATAAGATTGAAGCTGGGGTTGAGTTCAAGAACATCTTTGGAACTCCAGAGTTTGTAG CACCAGAGATCGTCAACTATGAGCCGCTGGGATTGGAAGCAGACATGCGGAGCGTTGGTGTCATCACTTACATCCT GCTGAGTGGTGCCTCTCCTTTCCTCGGGGAAACCAAGCAGGACACACTGGGGAATATTTCAGCCATAAATTATGAGTTTGATGAAGAATTCTTCTGCCACACTAGTGAGCTGGCCAAGAACTTCATTAGCCAGCTGCTCGAGAAGGATAAGAA GAAAAGATTAACAGTTCAAGAAGCCCTTAATCACCCATGGATCAag TCCAATGAACACAAGGGACCAAAGAAATGTGAGCGGCGCCAATTAAAGACCAAGCGCCTGAGAGAGTACACCATCAAGTCCCACTCAAGCATGCCACCCAACAACACCTACGTAAACTTTGAGCGCTTTGCCCAGGTTGTGGAGGATATTGACCAGATGGAGAGCTCCTTCATTAGCCTAGCTGCAGCCCATGACTCTCTGCAGGAAGATATAGATGCTATGGTCTCTATATACAATGAAAAGGAAGCCTGGTACAAGGAGGAGAGCGAGGCCATGCGCCAGGAGCTCTCACAAATCCGCTACGAGTTCCGTAAGGTAGAGGCCTTGAAGAGGAGCGTGCAGGACGACATGCAggctttcagctgcagcctcagtgcCATTAGTGACCGCTACCAGGAGAGGCAGAGCCGCTTTGATAGCCTGCACCTGGAGCTTAGCACCAAGCTGAAGTGGGTGCAGGAGGTCATGGGCTCATTTCATACAGATGAAGGAGGTAGAGGATACCCCAACTGCAGCTTCTCCACAGTCTTCAACAGTGACATGAATGAAACCCTGAAAGAGCTGCTCAGTTCCTGTGGAGGAGAACTGCTGTCTGGGATCAACCTGGAGTTCTCTGAGACTGAACAGCAAAAATGA
- the LOC115777298 gene encoding death-associated protein kinase 3-like isoform X1 — MELVKQQKVEDFYEIGEELGSGQFAIVKQCKEKTTGLEFAAKFIKKRQSMASSRGVRREEIEREVNILQQIQHPNIVTLHDVYENRTDVALILELVSGGELFDFLAQKESLSEEEATQFIKQILEGVNYLHARKIAHFDLKPENIMLLDKNAPLPRIKLIDFGLAHKIEAGVEFKNIFGTPEFVAPEIVNYEPLGLEADMRSVGVITYILLSGASPFLGETKQDTLGNISAINYEFDEEFFCHTSELAKNFISQLLEKDKKKRLTVQEALNHPWIKSNEHKGPKKCERRQLKTKRLREYTIKSHSSMPPNNTYVNFERFAQVVEDIDQMESSFISLAAAHDSLQEDIDAMVSIYNEKEAWYKEESEAMRQELSQIRYEFRKVEALKRSVQDDMQAFSCSLSAISDRYQERQSRFDSLHLELSTKLKWVQEVMGSFHTDEGGRGYPNCSFSTVFNSDMNETLKELLSSCGGELLSGINLEFSETEQQK; from the exons ATGGAGCTTGTGAAGCAGCAGAAAGTGGAAGATTTCTATGAAATTGGTGAAGAGCTCGGGAG TGGGCAATTTGCCATCGTAAAGCAATGCAAAGAGAAAACTACAGGCTTGGAATTTGCTGCCAAGTTCATCAAGAAACGACAGAGCATGGCCAGCTCTCGAGGAGTGCGGCGGGAGGAAATAGAGCGTGAGGTGAACATCCTTCAGCAGATTCAGCACCCCAACATCGTCACGCTGCACGACGTTTACGAGAACCGCACCGATGTGGCACTCATCCTGGAGCT GGTCTCTGGTGGTGAGCTGTTTGATTTCCTGGCCCAGAAGGAGTCTCTGAGTGAGGAGGAGGCCACTCAATTTATCAAACAAATCCTCGAGGGGGTGAACTACCTTCACGCCAGAAAAATAGCCCACTTTGATCTCAAG CCTGAAAACATAATGCTTTTGGACAAGAATGCGCCGTTGCCGAGAATAAAACTGATTGATTTTGGTCTTGCCCATAAGATTGAAGCTGGGGTTGAGTTCAAGAACATCTTTGGAACTCCAGAGTTTGTAG CACCAGAGATCGTCAACTATGAGCCGCTGGGATTGGAAGCAGACATGCGGAGCGTTGGTGTCATCACTTACATCCT GCTGAGTGGTGCCTCTCCTTTCCTCGGGGAAACCAAGCAGGACACACTGGGGAATATTTCAGCCATAAATTATGAGTTTGATGAAGAATTCTTCTGCCACACTAGTGAGCTGGCCAAGAACTTCATTAGCCAGCTGCTCGAGAAGGATAAGAA GAAAAGATTAACAGTTCAAGAAGCCCTTAATCACCCATGGATCAag TCCAATGAACACAAGGGACCAAAGAAATGTGAGCGGCGCCAATTAAAGACCAAGCGCCTGAGAGAGTACACCATCAAGTCCCACTCAAGCATGCCACCCAACAACACCTACGTAAACTTTGAGCGCTTTGCCCAGGTTGTGGAGGATATTGACCAGATGGAGAGCTCCTTCATTAGCCTAGCTGCAGCCCATGACTCTCTGCAGGAAGATATAGATGCTATGGTCTCTATATACAATGAAAAGGAAGCCTGGTACAAGGAGGAGAGCGAGGCCATGCGCCAGGAGCTCTCACAAATCCGCTACGAGTTCCGTAAGGTAGAGGCCTTGAAGAGGAGCGTGCAGGACGACATGCAggctttcagctgcagcctcagtgcCATTAGTGACCGCTACCAGGAGAGGCAGAGCCGCTTTGATAGCCTGCACCTGGAGCTTAGCACCAAGCTGAAGTGGGTGCAGGAGGTCATGGGCTCATTTCATACAGATGAAGGAGGTAGAGGATACCCCAACTGCAGCTTCTCCACAGTCTTCAACAGTGACATGAATGAAACCCTGAAAGAGCTGCTCAGTTCCTGTGGAGGAGAACTGCTGTCTGGGATCAACCTGGAGTTCTCTGAGACTGAACAGCAAAAATGA